In one Echinicola marina genomic region, the following are encoded:
- a CDS encoding PhzF family phenazine biosynthesis protein has protein sequence MVEEKLLFFKIDELLAMDIQYQIISVFTDQKRGFRGNPSAVILLERELSDTELTEIANSLDQPATTFLWEIPVNGEYKVRWFAPGAEIGLCGHGTAAAAAFLYQKTGENGPFKLHYAEGIVEGQVNADQTISISINVIPVQEKIETVPEAISRGLGIPVLEMYKTANKHIILTDSEQSIEKMQPDFEQLRKSEIFGYAITAKGDEVDFVSRTLVPHTTILEDSATGSSHAMLLPFWAERLNKIHFNTLQLSARGGAFLGEMNGGVVKLCGEYMMEEKGKISI, from the coding sequence GTGGTAGAGGAGAAATTGCTTTTTTTCAAAATAGATGAATTATTGGCCATGGATATTCAATATCAAATCATATCAGTCTTTACTGATCAAAAAAGAGGTTTTAGGGGAAATCCTTCTGCGGTAATCCTTTTGGAAAGGGAGCTATCTGATACTGAACTAACGGAAATAGCCAATAGTTTGGATCAGCCAGCCACCACTTTTCTCTGGGAAATACCTGTAAATGGAGAGTATAAAGTCAGGTGGTTTGCGCCAGGTGCAGAGATTGGATTATGCGGCCATGGTACTGCAGCAGCGGCGGCATTCCTGTATCAAAAAACTGGGGAGAATGGACCTTTTAAGTTACATTATGCTGAAGGAATAGTGGAAGGACAAGTCAATGCAGATCAAACCATTAGTATTTCTATCAATGTCATTCCAGTTCAGGAGAAAATTGAAACTGTCCCTGAGGCCATTTCAAGGGGATTGGGGATTCCCGTATTGGAGATGTACAAGACAGCCAATAAGCATATTATCCTGACCGATTCTGAGCAAAGTATAGAAAAGATGCAACCGGATTTTGAGCAACTGAGAAAAAGTGAGATTTTCGGTTATGCCATCACTGCAAAAGGCGATGAAGTAGACTTTGTTAGCCGTACTTTAGTCCCTCACACCACTATTTTGGAAGATAGCGCCACAGGTTCTTCACATGCCATGCTGCTGCCTTTTTGGGCAGAGAGGTTGAATAAAATACATTTTAATACACTTCAGCTTAGCGCCAGAGGTGGCGCTTTTTTAGGAGAAATGAACGGTGGAGTGGTCAAGTTATGTGGTGAGTATATGATGGAAGAAAAAGGCAAAATCAGTATTTGA
- a CDS encoding TrkH family potassium uptake protein: protein MIHYKAIGKIMGGLLMLLGLLMLPGIGFSYYYKSGDQMPLIYSAFVSMAMGAILFFSFSKQDQNIRKREGYLIVGLSWLFMSLFGMLPYLVSGTIPNIPDAIFETVSGLTTTGASVLNDIEALPKGILFWRSMTQWIGGLGIIVLTVAIFPLLGIGGIELFVAESPGPTSDKLHPRIRETAKRLWYVYVGLTILCTVLYYLGGMTFFDAINHALTTLATGGFSTKNASMAFYESPFIQYVAIVFMLLAGTNFTVIYFGLVGKFDKVWKSDEFKAYVLVVVLIIAALTVPVYYFSGESAEKAFRDTAFQVSSLMTTTGFVTADYTSYGHGLTIFFFLILFIGGCAGSTAGGIKFIRHLTFFKNTILEFKRIVHPRAVVPLKINGDRVTGKIITHIMNFLLIYLMVFVLGSVALSVLGYDMLTSFGAIATCLGNVGPAIGNVGPLNNFAFFDPVAKLFLSFIMLLGRLELYTILILFTSYFWRTN from the coding sequence ATGATCCATTATAAGGCTATTGGGAAAATCATGGGAGGTTTATTGATGCTGTTGGGCCTATTGATGCTCCCAGGTATTGGTTTTAGTTATTATTACAAAAGTGGTGATCAAATGCCCTTGATTTATTCTGCTTTTGTCTCCATGGCCATGGGCGCTATTTTATTTTTCTCATTTTCCAAGCAGGACCAGAATATCCGAAAACGAGAAGGCTACTTGATAGTTGGCTTGAGTTGGCTCTTTATGTCATTATTTGGTATGCTTCCTTATTTGGTGAGTGGGACGATTCCTAATATTCCAGATGCCATATTTGAGACTGTATCGGGATTGACCACTACAGGTGCCTCTGTTCTGAATGATATAGAAGCATTGCCAAAGGGCATTTTGTTTTGGCGAAGTATGACCCAATGGATTGGTGGTTTAGGGATTATTGTATTGACAGTGGCTATATTTCCACTCTTGGGGATTGGGGGGATTGAATTATTTGTGGCAGAGTCCCCGGGCCCAACGTCAGATAAACTGCATCCACGGATTCGGGAAACAGCCAAAAGGCTGTGGTATGTTTATGTAGGGCTGACCATTCTTTGTACAGTATTGTACTACTTAGGAGGTATGACCTTTTTTGATGCGATTAATCACGCCTTGACGACTTTGGCTACAGGAGGCTTTTCCACCAAGAATGCCAGTATGGCCTTTTACGAATCTCCTTTCATTCAGTATGTAGCGATTGTTTTTATGTTGTTGGCCGGGACCAACTTTACTGTGATATATTTTGGGTTGGTGGGTAAGTTTGATAAGGTATGGAAAAGTGATGAGTTTAAAGCTTATGTTCTGGTGGTGGTATTGATTATCGCAGCCTTAACGGTTCCGGTTTATTATTTTTCTGGGGAAAGTGCAGAGAAAGCATTTAGGGATACAGCATTTCAAGTTTCCTCTTTGATGACTACCACTGGATTTGTGACCGCAGATTATACCAGTTATGGTCATGGTTTGACCATATTTTTCTTTCTGATTTTGTTTATAGGAGGTTGTGCAGGGTCCACTGCAGGAGGTATTAAGTTTATCAGGCATTTGACTTTCTTTAAAAATACCATTTTGGAATTCAAGCGCATTGTACACCCAAGGGCGGTGGTGCCTTTAAAAATCAATGGAGACAGAGTTACGGGGAAGATCATTACCCATATCATGAATTTTTTATTGATATATCTAATGGTATTTGTTCTAGGAAGTGTAGCACTTTCTGTGCTAGGTTATGATATGTTGACCAGTTTTGGAGCCATTGCCACTTGTCTGGGAAATGTCGGACCTGCTATAGGAAATGTTGGACCGCTGAATAATTTTGCTTTCTTTGATCCAGTAGCTAAATTGTTTCTGTCCTTTATTATGCTTTTGGGAAGGTTGGAACTTTATACAATTTTAATCCTGTTTACATCATATTTCTGGAGAACAAATTAA
- the trkA gene encoding Trk system potassium transporter TrkA, which yields MAMNIVIAGAGDMGFHLAESLSYENKDITLIDTDKDILENVASRLDVLTVMGDSASIDVLQNANVKEAHMVMAVTTSEKTNIVTAMLAKQLGAKRVIARVRNHDYLLEENIAYFHNLGIDNIISPTMLCSGEIHRMIKNSTFSDIFDFEEGKLNVVGIILNQYSALVNKKLSETRAMPIFEDIRIIAIVRDQMTIIPKGTTVLRNNDHVYFISNKKANDSIVQLMDQREINIKNVMIIGGDDLAFTSALKLEPEYRVTLIHKDKERCKWLSERLDTSLVIHGDYKNIELLIEEGLEEMQAFLALTESSETNIITSLSAKNHGVYKTIAHVDTREYIHISHSIGVDSLINKKLVAANQITRYLRKGKVEAISGIYGVDAEFIQYVISKNNRLTKKQLRELHFPETAIVAGVIRGEEVFIPDGDFQLQMNDKAIVLALPSAKSSLEKLFN from the coding sequence ATGGCCATGAATATTGTGATCGCTGGAGCAGGTGATATGGGATTCCATCTTGCCGAGTCTTTGAGCTATGAAAATAAAGATATAACCCTAATTGATACCGACAAGGATATTCTGGAGAATGTAGCTTCGAGGTTAGATGTGTTGACGGTAATGGGGGATTCTGCCTCTATCGATGTTTTGCAGAATGCAAATGTCAAAGAGGCTCATATGGTAATGGCTGTAACTACCTCCGAGAAAACCAATATAGTAACGGCTATGTTGGCAAAACAACTCGGGGCAAAAAGAGTGATCGCCAGGGTAAGGAACCACGATTATCTTTTGGAAGAAAATATAGCCTATTTTCATAATCTGGGTATAGATAATATTATTTCTCCCACCATGTTATGTAGTGGTGAAATTCACCGGATGATCAAGAACTCGACCTTCTCTGATATTTTTGATTTTGAGGAAGGTAAGCTGAATGTGGTGGGTATTATTTTGAATCAATATTCTGCTCTGGTAAATAAAAAGCTTTCAGAAACCCGGGCAATGCCAATTTTTGAAGACATCAGGATTATTGCGATTGTCCGAGACCAGATGACCATTATTCCAAAAGGTACTACAGTTCTCAGAAATAATGATCATGTCTATTTTATCTCCAATAAAAAGGCCAATGATTCCATTGTTCAGCTGATGGACCAAAGGGAAATCAATATTAAAAATGTAATGATCATTGGTGGAGATGATCTAGCATTTACTTCTGCGCTTAAATTGGAGCCAGAATATAGGGTGACCTTGATCCACAAGGATAAAGAGCGCTGTAAATGGTTATCGGAAAGGCTAGATACTTCTTTGGTTATCCATGGAGATTATAAAAATATAGAATTACTTATTGAAGAGGGACTGGAGGAGATGCAGGCATTTTTAGCACTTACAGAAAGTTCGGAAACGAATATTATCACCAGTTTGAGTGCCAAAAACCACGGGGTTTACAAAACCATTGCCCATGTGGATACGCGGGAATATATCCATATTTCACATAGTATAGGGGTAGATTCCCTTATCAACAAAAAGTTGGTAGCCGCTAACCAGATTACCAGGTACCTCAGAAAGGGTAAGGTGGAGGCCATTTCAGGTATTTATGGTGTAGATGCTGAATTTATCCAATATGTGATTTCAAAGAATAACCGATTAACCAAGAAGCAACTTCGTGAATTGCATTTTCCTGAAACGGCCATCGTTGCAGGTGTAATCAGGGGTGAGGAGGTTTTTATACCAGATGGGGATTTTCAACTTCAAATGAATGATAAAGCCATTGTTTTAGCATTGCCATCTGCCAAATCCAGTCTGGAAAAATTATTTAACTGA
- a CDS encoding n-acetylglutamate synthase produces MTFRSVSNTDNGDVSSATVFHYSQEGEILTAHYEGGEIVKGHLIGKVDNNGVIDMRYHHINQAGELMTGKCISIPERLENGKIRLKESWEWTSGNFSKGESMIEEE; encoded by the coding sequence ATGACCTTTAGGTCCGTTAGCAATACGGATAATGGGGATGTGTCATCAGCGACGGTTTTCCATTATTCACAAGAGGGGGAGATCCTAACAGCACATTATGAAGGAGGTGAAATTGTAAAAGGACACCTGATAGGTAAAGTGGATAACAATGGAGTGATAGATATGCGGTATCATCATATCAACCAAGCAGGAGAACTAATGACCGGAAAGTGTATTTCTATACCGGAAAGGTTGGAGAATGGAAAAATACGGCTCAAAGAATCCTGGGAGTGGACTTCTGGAAATTTCTCAAAAGGGGAATCAATGATAGAGGAAGAATAA
- a CDS encoding DUF4136 domain-containing protein: MKLRFGINIILLGVLLAACNPVKVYLEKNEVKAGKSYKTFAIINQYEGKDAWNSPTLDRNLVDDLVQGMEERGFVQDSEHPDLILRYNTLLSDREKEVSRSAYDGLYPYGLYSPMYRFPYRMGYPYWPSQTEIEKYNLGEVLIDFIDPRADKIILRISAVGEVNNIKQKSKNIGVSVDKILYEFSKHLPADG, encoded by the coding sequence ATGAAATTGAGATTTGGAATAAATATTATCCTTTTAGGAGTTTTATTGGCAGCCTGTAATCCTGTTAAAGTTTACTTGGAAAAAAATGAGGTAAAAGCAGGTAAATCCTATAAGACCTTTGCCATCATTAATCAGTATGAGGGGAAGGATGCCTGGAATTCACCAACTTTGGACAGGAACTTAGTGGATGATTTGGTCCAAGGTATGGAAGAAAGGGGCTTTGTACAAGATAGTGAGCATCCTGATTTAATTCTACGGTATAATACCCTTTTAAGCGACCGGGAAAAAGAAGTAAGCAGAAGTGCCTATGATGGCTTATACCCATACGGTTTGTATTCTCCTATGTACAGATTTCCCTATAGGATGGGCTATCCTTATTGGCCAAGCCAGACGGAAATTGAAAAGTATAATTTGGGAGAGGTGTTGATAGACTTTATTGATCCCAGAGCAGACAAAATTATTCTGAGGATAAGTGCCGTGGGAGAGGTTAATAATATCAAGCAGAAATCAAAGAATATAGGTGTATCAGTAGATAAGATTTTATATGAATTCTCCAAACATCTCCCCGCAGATGGGTAG
- a CDS encoding DNA recombination protein RmuC, with protein sequence MSQGDQKQSLEEKLAVITMQLERQMAENRQEIGQNINQQFKYVFDTLRENSKDQNETLRDFGKLFRENVKEFNEIQREKFSELERRQEKMLLSTEARLEKMRETVDEKLQKTLEIRLGQSFEIVSKQLQAVQKGLGEMQNLATGVGDLKRVLTNVKSRGVLGEYQLQSILENILAPDQYVSNAVMKKGASERVEFAVKLPGNSSDEPVFLPIDAKFPQEAYNRLLEAYDLGDKGLVDSSKLELMRAVKKSAQDISQKYINPPYTTDFAVMFLPMESLYAEVIRDGVLSQQLQKEYKVVVTGPTTLAAMLNSLQMGFKTLAIQKRSSEVWKVLGAVKTEFGKFGDLIEKAQKKINEANHELDTLVGTRTRVIQRKLRDVEELPESENGKLLNK encoded by the coding sequence ATGAGCCAAGGCGATCAAAAGCAATCCCTTGAAGAAAAATTAGCCGTTATAACGATGCAATTGGAGCGGCAGATGGCCGAAAATAGGCAGGAGATTGGTCAGAACATCAATCAACAGTTTAAGTATGTTTTTGACACATTAAGAGAGAATTCCAAAGACCAAAATGAGACACTAAGGGATTTTGGTAAGCTTTTTAGGGAAAATGTGAAAGAGTTCAATGAAATACAGCGTGAGAAATTCAGTGAGCTGGAACGAAGACAAGAAAAAATGCTCTTATCTACTGAAGCCAGATTGGAAAAAATGAGGGAGACGGTGGATGAGAAATTACAGAAGACCTTGGAGATCAGGCTGGGGCAGTCATTTGAGATTGTCAGCAAGCAACTTCAAGCTGTTCAAAAAGGATTGGGAGAGATGCAAAACTTGGCAACTGGTGTAGGAGATCTTAAACGTGTGCTAACCAATGTAAAAAGTAGGGGAGTACTGGGTGAATACCAATTGCAAAGTATACTGGAAAATATTTTGGCTCCAGATCAGTACGTAAGCAATGCCGTTATGAAAAAGGGGGCTTCAGAAAGGGTGGAATTTGCTGTGAAATTACCAGGGAATAGTAGTGATGAACCAGTGTTCCTTCCCATTGATGCGAAGTTTCCTCAAGAAGCCTATAATAGGTTGTTGGAAGCCTATGACCTTGGAGACAAGGGATTGGTGGATAGCAGTAAGTTGGAACTGATGCGAGCAGTGAAAAAATCCGCTCAAGATATCAGTCAGAAATATATTAACCCTCCCTATACCACTGATTTTGCAGTGATGTTTTTACCTATGGAAAGCCTGTATGCAGAGGTGATAAGGGATGGGGTTTTATCACAACAGTTGCAGAAAGAATATAAGGTGGTGGTTACCGGGCCGACTACCTTGGCGGCCATGTTGAATAGTTTGCAAATGGGATTTAAGACTTTGGCCATTCAGAAGCGCAGCAGTGAAGTGTGGAAAGTGTTGGGAGCGGTGAAAACTGAGTTTGGTAAATTTGGTGATTTGATAGAAAAGGCACAGAAAAAAATCAATGAGGCGAATCATGAACTGGATACTTTGGTAGGAACCAGAACAAGGGTGATCCAGAGAAAGTTAAGAGACGTGGAAGAATTACCAGAATCAGAAAATGGAAAGTTGTTGAATAAATGA
- a CDS encoding Nramp family divalent metal transporter encodes MKRNLQKFIGPGTLVMAAFIGPGTVTVCTLAGVKFGYELIWALLLSILATILLQEMSARIGLINQKGLIEIVRQELKHKWPKIAALSLIIIAIVVGNAAYEAGNISGAVLGLNGFKKLPFFNTYSPYPIIVGLLAWSLLMSGSYKKVASFMLVIVLTMSAVFLLTAIMGAPQLRLVLGGLVPSINTNNIITIGALIGTTVVPYNLFLHAALVTKKWQGSKDLKYAQLDTIISVSLGGLVSIAILITGSLGSAEKIDSVLDLAESLVPLFGKAAPYFLGVGLFAAGITSSITAPLAAGLVICGCFGWNNALNSKPMRWTFSLIILLGVIFASLGIKPIELITVAQLTNGILLPVLSTFILWVANNRKLMNKYKNGVVLNILGFGIWIITWIIGIKSITSVLEKWQVWG; translated from the coding sequence TTGAAAAGAAACTTACAAAAATTCATAGGGCCTGGGACTTTAGTCATGGCTGCTTTTATAGGGCCTGGTACAGTTACTGTATGCACACTTGCTGGTGTAAAATTTGGTTATGAATTGATTTGGGCACTTCTATTGTCTATTCTGGCTACCATCCTACTTCAGGAAATGTCCGCCAGGATTGGACTGATCAACCAAAAAGGACTGATTGAAATAGTCAGACAGGAATTAAAGCATAAATGGCCTAAGATAGCTGCCCTTAGTTTGATTATCATTGCGATTGTCGTTGGCAATGCAGCTTATGAAGCTGGCAATATAAGTGGCGCAGTACTGGGCTTGAATGGCTTTAAAAAGCTACCATTCTTCAATACATATTCTCCTTATCCAATAATAGTAGGGCTATTGGCTTGGAGCTTACTGATGAGTGGCAGCTATAAAAAAGTGGCGTCTTTTATGTTGGTCATTGTCCTTACGATGAGCGCTGTATTTCTCCTGACAGCTATTATGGGAGCACCACAGCTAAGGTTGGTTCTGGGAGGATTGGTCCCCAGTATCAATACCAATAATATCATCACTATAGGCGCCTTGATCGGAACGACTGTGGTACCTTATAATTTATTTTTACATGCAGCTTTAGTCACAAAAAAATGGCAGGGAAGCAAGGATTTAAAATATGCACAGCTAGATACCATTATTTCTGTTAGCTTAGGAGGACTGGTTTCTATTGCGATATTGATAACAGGTTCCCTGGGGAGTGCAGAAAAAATTGATTCGGTATTGGATTTGGCAGAAAGTCTTGTACCTCTCTTTGGCAAAGCTGCCCCCTACTTTTTGGGTGTTGGTCTATTTGCCGCGGGAATCACCTCCTCCATCACTGCTCCATTGGCCGCTGGATTGGTAATCTGTGGTTGCTTTGGCTGGAATAATGCGCTTAACTCCAAGCCCATGAGATGGACGTTTAGCTTGATCATTCTATTAGGTGTAATTTTTGCTTCATTAGGAATAAAACCAATAGAATTAATTACTGTAGCACAGCTGACCAACGGCATATTATTGCCCGTTTTAAGTACCTTTATATTATGGGTAGCCAATAACCGCAAGCTAATGAACAAGTACAAAAATGGCGTCGTTTTAAATATTCTAGGCTTTGGGATTTGGATCATTACATGGATTATAGGTATCAAGAGTATCACAAGTGTTTTAGAAAAATGGCAAGTATGGGGATAG
- the pxpA gene encoding 5-oxoprolinase subunit PxpA yields the protein MGIDINSDLGEGSSADAAIMQFISSCNIACGGHAGDEKSMVSTIKHAMKHQVNIGAHPSYPDPENFGRKVINISLEALENSILDQILTFQKLLSDHKSQLHHIKAHGALYNESAINGSIAHLLVKIMKDHFPGILLYVPYNSVIAEMAEKAGIPVWYEIFADRNYEDNLKLVNRKKPNALLHDTNEVLEHLELMIQQKKVKTISGNLFPIKADTICVHGDNERALNLAKAINQMVKSKSYSQ from the coding sequence ATGGGGATAGATATCAATAGTGATTTAGGTGAAGGTTCTAGTGCCGATGCAGCTATTATGCAATTCATCAGCAGTTGTAATATTGCCTGCGGAGGTCATGCCGGTGATGAAAAAAGCATGGTCTCAACCATAAAACATGCAATGAAACACCAGGTGAACATTGGCGCGCACCCCTCTTACCCGGACCCTGAAAATTTTGGACGAAAAGTAATTAATATTTCTCTGGAAGCACTGGAAAACAGTATTCTTGACCAAATTCTCACCTTTCAAAAATTACTATCTGATCATAAAAGCCAACTCCATCATATCAAAGCCCACGGTGCGTTGTACAATGAATCGGCCATCAATGGCTCCATAGCCCATTTATTGGTCAAAATAATGAAAGATCATTTCCCGGGAATTTTACTATATGTTCCATATAACTCGGTCATAGCTGAAATGGCCGAAAAGGCAGGGATACCTGTTTGGTATGAAATCTTTGCAGACCGCAATTATGAGGACAACCTGAAACTGGTCAACCGAAAAAAGCCCAATGCCTTACTACATGATACAAACGAAGTATTGGAGCATTTGGAACTAATGATCCAACAGAAAAAAGTTAAAACCATTTCCGGGAATTTGTTTCCTATTAAAGCGGATACGATTTGTGTTCATGGAGACAATGAAAGAGCCTTAAACCTTGCCAAGGCGATCAATCAAATGGTAAAATCCAAAAGTTATTCCCAATGA
- a CDS encoding 5-oxoprolinase subunit B family protein encodes MTYKLSYKHISPNILEICWPAAISKDILLQMMTYKKKIISLWYEELWDVHLGYHCLSLNFKEAFSLDEVIGQIEDFGQEEETHSILHRKRWQIPVLYQGKDLSRIAKITQLSVNEVIEHHHKSPYLLHFFGFMPGFMYLGGLSKKLFAPRKDQPDPKIQKGSVAIGGKQTGIYPMDSPGGWNILGLTPVKLFDLKQQPPISAQPGDEIKFYSIDKKEFERVSKSIYNQNYSLEYEII; translated from the coding sequence ATGACTTACAAACTAAGTTACAAACATATTTCCCCAAATATTCTAGAGATATGCTGGCCTGCAGCAATCAGTAAGGATATCCTTTTACAAATGATGACATACAAAAAGAAAATCATCTCCTTGTGGTATGAAGAATTATGGGACGTTCATTTAGGATACCATTGTTTGAGTTTGAATTTCAAAGAGGCTTTTTCTCTGGATGAAGTGATAGGACAAATAGAGGATTTTGGTCAAGAAGAAGAGACCCATTCAATCCTCCATAGAAAGCGTTGGCAAATCCCAGTACTATACCAAGGCAAAGATTTATCCAGGATCGCAAAAATCACCCAACTAAGTGTCAATGAAGTCATAGAACACCATCATAAATCTCCCTACCTTTTGCATTTTTTTGGTTTTATGCCAGGATTCATGTATTTGGGAGGACTTTCCAAAAAACTTTTTGCCCCCAGAAAGGACCAACCAGACCCTAAGATTCAAAAGGGATCTGTCGCCATAGGTGGAAAACAAACGGGCATATACCCCATGGATAGTCCCGGAGGATGGAACATACTTGGCTTAACTCCCGTGAAGCTATTTGACCTAAAACAACAACCTCCAATCTCCGCCCAACCTGGCGATGAAATCAAATTTTATTCTATTGACAAAAAGGAATTTGAAAGGGTCTCCAAATCCATATACAATCAAAACTATTCCCTAGAATATGAAATCATCTGA
- a CDS encoding 5-oxoprolinase subunit C family protein yields MKSSESHLEVIKPGFYSTIQDLGRFGQGHWGIPAAGAMDRQSYELANHLLRNEENCASLEMTMLGGEFIFRGKTQIVLTGADAKIALNQKTQETNHVLHINAGDHLKIGPFTKGCRMYMAINGGFQTPLTLQSRSWYNGISEKHILEVGTILPYFEQTAHLPNLNAKVAKDHTLLENEFIEVYAGPESDRLPHEIFEQLFEREFQLSPLMNRMGIQLQEKLKNELNEILTAPVYPGTVQLSPGGKIMILMRDAQVTGGYPRILQLNPNAINIMAQKKQGDKIRFKLIQSDDL; encoded by the coding sequence ATGAAATCATCTGAATCCCATTTAGAAGTTATTAAACCTGGATTCTACAGTACCATCCAAGACCTTGGTCGATTTGGCCAAGGGCATTGGGGCATTCCAGCTGCAGGGGCCATGGACAGACAATCCTATGAATTGGCCAACCACCTGCTAAGAAATGAGGAAAACTGTGCCAGTCTTGAAATGACTATGTTGGGAGGCGAATTCATTTTTAGGGGCAAGACCCAAATCGTCCTAACTGGAGCCGATGCAAAAATCGCCTTAAACCAGAAAACTCAAGAAACCAACCATGTGTTACATATTAACGCTGGAGACCACTTAAAAATAGGCCCTTTTACCAAAGGATGCAGAATGTATATGGCTATTAATGGCGGTTTCCAAACACCACTGACACTTCAAAGCAGGAGCTGGTACAATGGCATTTCAGAAAAACATATTTTGGAAGTGGGAACTATATTACCCTATTTTGAACAAACAGCACATTTACCCAACTTAAATGCAAAAGTGGCAAAGGACCATACATTATTGGAAAATGAATTTATTGAAGTCTATGCAGGACCTGAATCCGATAGACTTCCCCATGAGATTTTTGAACAACTCTTTGAAAGGGAGTTCCAACTCTCCCCACTGATGAATAGAATGGGAATCCAACTTCAAGAGAAACTGAAAAATGAGCTGAATGAAATCCTGACTGCACCAGTATATCCTGGCACTGTTCAATTAAGTCCTGGAGGTAAAATAATGATTCTAATGCGCGACGCGCAGGTTACAGGAGGATACCCCAGAATCCTTCAACTCAATCCCAATGCCATTAATATCATGGCCCAAAAGAAACAAGGAGACAAAATTCGGTTCAAGCTAATACAATCTGATGACCTATAA
- a CDS encoding TlpA family protein disulfide reductase — MKIKNIVLGLLLGLAILFTTYFICDFCLDLSKDFSLWGFGALLGFILLFFTTHFYYSKGKKLISTKLIMFLLVFAVVIFIFMSAPSMRFASKVLPSYISFLLGVLAGAIYSDRKIQKRHLYTSLLFLFPFFLNLNFYTSWVHFIEFGNISGKVDEQIYVPFEVQNIDNKILQNDSFKGKVVVLDFWFISCGPCWVKFPDLQKLYDKYKENPQVEIYAVNRPMPKDKPNQLFEAIEEKGYTFPVLKGTQKVMDDFDIYVYPTIVVLDQEGNVAFMGKIEGVEDVIQKLTNE, encoded by the coding sequence ATGAAAATAAAAAACATTGTCTTAGGCCTATTATTAGGCCTTGCCATCCTTTTTACCACTTACTTTATATGCGATTTTTGTCTAGACCTTTCTAAAGACTTTAGCCTTTGGGGCTTTGGCGCCCTACTTGGATTTATCCTATTGTTTTTTACCACGCATTTTTACTACAGTAAGGGAAAGAAGCTAATATCTACCAAACTCATCATGTTCCTTTTGGTATTTGCTGTAGTGATTTTTATTTTCATGAGTGCACCAAGTATGCGTTTTGCTTCCAAAGTACTTCCTTCCTACATCTCTTTCCTATTGGGAGTGCTTGCAGGAGCCATTTACTCGGATCGTAAAATCCAAAAAAGACACCTCTACACGAGTTTATTATTTTTATTTCCATTCTTCTTAAATCTAAATTTTTATACTTCCTGGGTACATTTTATAGAGTTTGGTAATATTTCGGGGAAAGTCGATGAGCAAATCTATGTCCCTTTTGAAGTACAGAATATAGATAACAAAATCCTACAAAATGACAGCTTCAAAGGCAAAGTAGTAGTTCTGGACTTCTGGTTTATCAGCTGTGGTCCTTGCTGGGTGAAGTTCCCTGACCTGCAAAAATTGTATGATAAATACAAGGAAAACCCACAAGTTGAAATCTATGCCGTCAATAGGCCAATGCCTAAAGATAAGCCCAATCAGTTATTTGAAGCAATTGAAGAAAAAGGCTATACCTTTCCTGTTTTAAAGGGTACACAAAAAGTGATGGATGACTTTGATATTTATGTCTATCCGACCATTGTAGTTCTAGACCAAGAAGGAAATGTGGCCTTTATGGGGAAAATAGAAGGAGTAGAAGATGTGATCCAAAAGCTTACTAATGAATAA